gcagaatctgctgccgatctgctgccgatctgacatcaggcactcaCATCAGGTTCTGCACCTCAGAatgcagccatctgcggacacagacgactacggttctgatatcagattctgctgcccagatctggctatcagggtatgtAATAGTATTATTGAGTATGTCTGTACTAAACACAGTGGTCTccaatattatttgaattttattctgCTGGATATTGTTGTGGGTGTCGAAGTCGTAAATATCTTGCGGGTGGACAAACGGGCCATGGTTTACAGAGACAATCAGGTTGTCCTTGACATTGGGTCAACGGACAATCATCTTGAAGGCCATCTCTGTGCACACAATAGCATCTCGTATACAAAATCCCAGATCTCATTTCAGGAAATTTCAATTCAGGTGCACACTAAAATAAGAATTAAGGTTTAATCGGTGGTTTTTTGCATCTTCTTATACTTAGTGTATGGTAATAGAAATATAACGTATAAGTAACGTTCTGAGTCGAAATTTAAAGAATGGACAAAGTTATAAGAGTGTGAGGAAAATGGTACACAGTGGGCCAATTATGGAATATATAAATTGAATACCTACGTAGCTTGTTTTAAAtgacacttaaatttattaAGTTGATTTTTAAGTTTATTAGAATTACCATTGGACTTGGATCTGCACACTTATTGGTTGAACACTCCAGCTCTAATATTCTCATTGGTGGAAGTCTCGTTGTTGGATTTCGTTGATTCTGTTTTATCATATCCATGTTATGATAACTATTGTATAAAACAATTAATACATTTGCTGATACCGTAATAAAATGAccgaaactataaaaaaaacttataaaataGATTGATCTGAGAAGAGGTGGTAATAACAAACTACATTTGGCATCTATCCGCAACAGTAGTATTATAACTCATTgcaacgctcgacgaataaaagaattaactttattcgtcgaataaattattgGCACCAAAGTATacaatttctatgaaattttccattttttctgaaaatttttatttgttgccGATTTACTTTTAACCGCTAAATAATGGGTATAATGATGATTACCTATGCTAAAAATATGTTTGCAAAACTAAGCATAATCGGGCATATGCGTATACCAACTTTTCCTATTATTCTGTTGAGTAGAACCGATCCTGAAATACTGTCCCACacatttataaacaccctgtatatgtatgtatgtatatatatatacacatgattttcgagaaattgaaaaaatggtTTGCAGCAAACACGTATAAAAGTCTTTATGTATAGCGTGAGATTAGTATTTATTCTAGGAAAATATATGTTCTAATAATACTTCTACAGCTATTTTTAATAACTATTTTACGTTGAACGTCATACAACTACCTAACCAATTAATATCAGATGAACTTCTTGAACTAACCATTCTAATGCTGTTACAGCTGCTTTTAATTCGCAAATTATATCTGCTGGGTTAGTGAGTTGTATTGTAGCCATTTTAAtctattaatttttctatttatggTAATGAAATACTTGTTAATTTTGAGGTGAcataatgtaaaaaatgttaagttACAAAAACATTGTGAAAGTAACTGgtgtattttgttttatttgtatagtatttttctttttaagtttttataaaatctatttaaaatataaacaatcgTAACGCCTGCAATGTTTATTTTAGTAAAATGTTGCATGTTTACGGGGgggtaataataatatagtttgtttattacaattgtaattgtttttaataacattattatatatcaaaatattacaattattaaaaacagTGTTCTTTTACAAAGCACTTTACATTGTATATTATAAACAAATAGCTTATCTGACATAATTGTTAATATGTCGTATTTAGATAATAAAACTAAATTTATTACTCTTCCTTTGGAGAAAGATTTAAGACTTCTAATAGTGTACAGATTGTCCCAAAAATGGTGGAGTTCCCTGAAGGAGGTGACTCgcggggtgatttgaaacaactttttcctttgcgaaaatgttctgcGAGGCTtcattaacgagatattaacaacaacaaaaaaactgGACCAATCTGAGCGCGAGTCTGACGGCTGAACTCTCGCGGTAGCGTGGCTACGCGCTGCGCTTGTATTACGAACAAATAAATCGGCATGcaacgaaggaaattgcgtgAATAGCAAATAAAAAAGGCGTAACACTTCACCTGCCACTTGAAAATCTGTATCACTAAAGTAAGTTACTGCACTGCTCCTGGTTATCGATGGATGCGGATAGTGCACAGGTATACGAATACCCACTGCGCTTGGATTAGGTCGTATACCTATGTGACGTCACGTGTTCCGTACGCGTAGGGAATTACCTGGCAACTCTTATGTGAACGACCGAGAAGGCAGATGGCAACGACAAACCCTAAATTACGGTGCCTTCTCATTCGGTCTCAGTCTCTCTTATAGTAGAGCGTCATTATCCGAATTGCTTGGGACCGAGGTGGTTCGGAAATCCAAATTATTCGGATAATCGAACAGTTCGAAGAATGAAGCACGCATGAAGGATTTACACCTATAAAgttacttattaaatacaagaGTGCTACTGCTGTAATTTCAAATGTGGTAATGTATATTAAGCGAAAAATCAATGAATCAATCGTTACCGCTACACTggttccaagaagtggtgggaTTAGCGATGATGCAGCACTGCTTTGGATAATCGAGGTTCGGATAATTGAGACTCTACTGCACTCGTCACGGAAACTACAAATAAAGTAGCGGGGATAGCAGATTTTGAGGGAAATCCTCACATGGTGTGCACAAGTCGTATAGTATTATGTATAGCTATGGTTGTCAGAAGTGGAGACTAACAGGGACGAGTTATGactcttttaaataaaagaagcgAAATCTTTGTTTCAAAGATCGCGCATTAGAACGAGGGCACATgtttatatgaacttttttCATTGTATGCCCCCGTCCACCGCTGATGTGACTCTGGCATGTTAAGAAATACCTAAAATATCGCTCCAATTATCTCAAATGCACGATGGAGAGTGGACCAAATTGTACATTATTGAATAAAACAACATACAGTAATATATAATAGCGAAATAAGTTTATTACATACTGTATATGTATTACACAGATTCAATTTGACTTTCTTCGAAATGAAACCATCTATTatctattaataaattttacctATAAGAAAACATTGATATCCACTTCGACTATAATTTTGGAtctggtttaaaaaatttttcccaTGGAAAATAATTCAAGTGTGAATTATAAGAACTACTGTTGTTATTTGATGGTAACCAGgtatttccttttatttcacCTGAAATCCATGTAATAATAAACATATACTAGATTCGGAAGCGCCTAACTCAAGCCATTTCTGACGCACCACCGCACCGGGTAGTGAGTGGGTAGTTCGAGCCGCTTCGGAATCACCACCTCACCGTGCAGTGCCGTGGTGCGACAATTCGAGGTTATGTGCCATGCGAGTCTGATTGGTCGATTCCCAACGAATCTTTAGTCTTACCAAAATCAACCAATCAGAATCGCATGACACATAATCTCGAATCGTCGCACCACGGCACTGCACGGTGAGGTGGTGATTCAGAAGCGGCTGGAACTACCCACTCACTACCCGGTGAGGTGGTGCGTCAGAAACGGCTTGAGTTGGCGAGGTACTGCAATGCACGGTTGTGCATGAAGGTGGTGCGTAGGCGTCCGTAACTAGACGATACGAAGTTATAATCTTAATTTACTTACTTTCATCAATATTAACGAATTCCTCTGTTTTAGTTTCTAGCCCATTCTTATCTCTGTTTGTGGTAACAGTATGTATTTTGTCACCAATTTGTTGAGATACAGTTACTTTCTCATTTCCTTCACTGTCTCTAAATACTTgtttttgttctattgttcCATCAGATCTACGGACATATTCCTTTCTTATGGATTTCCCAATCATGCGTGGCTGTGGTACAAACACTTCTGATGATTTCGGTTTACTATATTCATCCCATACGTTAGAAAAATTATCTGCAGTAACCCTGTTTAAGAGACCAAAGATTGTTTGCATTAGTTTTAGACATTGTGCTCAATAACCTTTTCCCTCAAATAAAGTAATTGTATACTATTTCAATACTAACTTTCCATCTAAGTCTGTATCCACTTTTGCCTTCGTTTCACCGTTATTTGATTTTAACATTTTGTCACGCAAATTTTCATCCTGTAGAGATGGAAATGGAGGTACATTTGCAAACGTATTATGACCTAAACATGTAATAAATGTACTCTTAGATTTAACCATACATATAGAATGAGTGTAAGTATTCATACAGTGACTAATTTTGGCAAAAACCATGTATAATTTCGTTTACTGTTTTCGTTAATAAATTCTCATAAAACaagtaatatttacatatttcaagaaacatttgaaataaattttgtgaGTACCTGTACAGTTCTAGTTttacaaaagaaattatgagcTTTGATCAGGTATTGAAAACAATTACAATATCAATTCTGATTTTTGAAATTGTTATGAAGACATCACGTACACACATAAATTCCTGTGACAATTCTAATTAGCTTGTGAACACCTTTGATACTTTTTAGATGGATGGCAGTTTGATTGCATGATTGTTTTAACTCTTAGGTTTTTGTTGACATTAGACAATGTACAAATACTTTTTATACCCACTGTGCATCTATAGATAAAAATATACCGTCATTGTTAAATCCAAAAGCaaagttttttaatatatcaTCGATCTGAGATTCAAAGTATTTGGTTATTTCTAATGGAtcactgaaaatgtgaaattgcATATTTCCTCTGGAACGCCTATATTTAACAATATACAAATTACCAAATTACTGAAAATGACAATGCATATGAAAGGTCTGCGAGTTATATTTCTTGTATTGTATAACATGAGATATACATCACCTAAAGTCATCAATATCATCATCTTCGTCATTTTGCCAGATTGGATTTCTAAAATTGTATCTGTCATAATCGTCTTGATAATCGGAGAACCTGCGATATTTTACGAAgtcaatttcaaataatatgtACAAGGGTATGACACAATGAGTAAGAAGGAGACAAGCGTAGACTGTCAAAATAACATTGTCACATGATACGTGTAtttttactaaataaaaattctgacGAATATTTACCCTCTGTTTCTGGGTTCTTCTGAATTTCGTCCAGTAAATATGTCACGAATGAAATTCCAGAATGGCATTTTTACGCCCCCAAATAATGCTTCCTGACAAGAAGTACAAAATTACGTCATATTTTCGTAAATTCACGAACTATATACTACGCTACTTTGAAGCAATCGTATGTACTATTCAGGGTTAGGATCGATTAATCTCCAAtggtggagggggaaacacctacaggagcggtggtaatgtgtgcatgaactgacgccagcgccacgccagccaagtggcgccaacgcgaagccaatGTGACGTCACATACTTGTGCATACGTCACTGCGATGAAATGTGGcggtaatattaaaaaatactagGTCCTTTACCTCCCTGTTTCTAATAAAATGAAGTATGTATAATATTGGTGGCATGTAAAAGAGTACAGaaaataataatggaaatattatGTATTTATGCACTAATAATGGTAAATTGAAGGAATGTAGCCTGTTATAATATACTATACGTGTAAGGTGATAAaacatatttttgtatttaatatatacaaaatatatataaagtatacagaaattatgttacaaaatatatacataaaatataaaacttgaaGTACAAAACTTAATATTATAGGTAAAATATAATGTAATGTACATATAAACAGGAAAGgaacatatatacatattaacaactataatatatacatttatGAATAGAATATTTTCTAATTGTTGTCGCTATCGCTACTACTTTCATTCATCTCATCCGGCAATAAAATTCCGATGAGCTCTTCCGGTATTTTCTCGTTCTTATACATACTgtcgttaaataaatttaacatATCATCAGTAATTTTATAATCATAACcgtgtgcatttttatttttcaaatccaGTTTTATTCTGGTGAGCGCAGCTACTGTTTCTGGGTTTAATCTATTCCTatctctattttttatttgtgcGAGAGTGGAAAAATATCTTTCGACATCGGCATTTGAATGGGGCAACGATAAGCACAACTGCGCTAGTTTGGATATGTTTGGCAATATACGTTCGTCTTCAGCATTGGCAGTGATGCTCATTTCGTGCCAGAACTGAGGTAAACTCATTACTTGTAACTTTTCTTTTGCCTCCTCCGAGAAAGTAAACGGCAATAAATACCATTCATTTACTACATCGTCATGATCGAATTTagaattaaatttgtttaaaatacagtttaattgGCCGTGCTGATGTTTGTCAATGTCTAAAGCTGTTCGCGGGTTTAAAAAACCTAGTGCATTTAAAAATGCGTCATCAAATGGCACTCTATTGACAATATTTTGGAAGGCCGATTGGTAACATTTCTGTACGTTTGAATAAAACTGTACCATGTCTTCGTTTTCTTCCAAATTACCATTTGCAATTTCACTCAGTGTAACCATACATCTTGCCCCAGTAAAAATTTTTGTCAGTGGTAGTAAATTATCTTCATTATTCACATTTATTTTGTGTATATTTGGTTCCTTCAGATATTTAGACTGTAAGAAATTGCCTCCCAATGTTTTCAACAATCTGTAACATTCGGGGAGCAGGCGGTGAACTAAAACCTTCGAGCTTTGAAATAGTTGGCTGAGTTCAGTAAATATAACTAATATATAATCCATGAATTGCAAATACGCCTTGGTATAAAGACAAttcaaacttgaaaatattCTCTTTGCGACACCAGCACCTTTTTCTGTTGATGCCTCCGCTAACGCGCTAAATAAAACTGTCCACTGATTTAAGACTCTTTTTATACATTCAGATAGTACTAGCCACTTAGTTGCCGATGGCTGCCTAACTTTTCGCTTTGCGACCTTCATGAACTGTTGCGTACCTTCTAACATACTCAGTCGTTTAGGATTTTGCGAGAAGTACGAATAAAGGGAATGCAGAAACTTCTCAACGTACGGCGGCAGGTATTCGCACGCGTGGCGTGCAGCCAAATGTATTGAGTGGCAAATGCACGGTAAGATACAAATTTCGCCATTGTCTGCTACTAAACGAGATATCAATGAATTATGTGCTCCCACCATGACAGTTGTATTATCCACGCACACCCCAACCATATTGCTTATAGGCAAATTATACTTCTTTAAAGAATGTCGAAAACACCGATATAAGTTTTCTGCTGTACATTCTTTAATCCTAATTAAATCTAATAAGTCTGTACATATCTGTCCTTCGTGAACGTAACGCATTAAAATACACAGACTTTTCATATTGGATGTATCTGTAGTTTCGTCGatcaaaatcgagaaaaatttGCCCTGTacattttctatactttttgtaATAATGGACttgtttattacatttttacaaATAGCTGTCATTTTCGTTGGACTCAGACTCATGCATTTGAGTACATCTGGGTTTTTGAATGTCTCCTGTGCCATTCTCATAAAATGTACGAAGAACGAGCGAAAGGATTTATTATGCTCTATTGCATCAATGCATACTCTTATTTCTGCCACCTTTACCTCGTCTGAAAAATTCATTATTGCTTCACCCATACTTGTTAGTGATCCTTTTCTATATTTCGTGTTCTCGACATGCTTTTCGCTGTTTGCATGATGATGTAAATTAGATTTGCTTGCTGTAATATATTTGCAGCAAATTGTACACTTTCCCTTGAACGGATCGTCCTGGACCTGTTGTAGCCAGGATTTGAAGGCTGGGTCCTCCAGCCAAGTTTGGCGAAATGTTTGCCTCTGTGTCTGCCTCTTTACTTTCTTTGCATTGGGGCCAATGAACATGCTATCACTGCCTATTCATaaaacactcatttttattCACACGCTATTAAAAAGCAATTTCAAGTAAATAATCATTGAAGAAAGAAACTACGTTCCGTTTATAATTCTATGATTTGAGATACTAATAAATTAAAGGTATATCTGACTTGAATCAGTCGCTACATCCGTGCTTGTTGCTTCATCCGTGCTCGTGAGTGGTTCTCTTCCATATTCCATGTTCATGATATGCTCTTGGCTCTTTGCATGATGCTGTAAATTAGATTTGCACGCTGTGATATATTTGCTACAAATTGTACATTTTCCCTTGTACGGGTCGTCCTGGACTTGTTGTAGCCAGGATTGAAAGGCTGGGTGCTCCAGCCAGGCATGGCAAAATGCTTGTCTCTGCCTCTTTACGTTCTTTGTAACTGGCATGATGAAAATGGTATCACTGCCTACTCATAAGACACTAATTTTTGTTCACCCAATTTTAAGAAGCAATTTCACGAAAATAATCATTGAACAAAGAAACTACGATCAGTTTATAAttctactagctttactactcggcttcgcctgaaatttaggttctgattttataaaagaaaaaattttttttatttttttttggtgaaaatagtcacatttatctggatcagccaggcataatgagccgaggtacatttcgtgacccccgagtttaccgttcaaaagtttttaggcggcagacaaacacacaaacatacgaacgaaacactttctgctttatagtatcaGATGATTTGagacactaataaattaaagataTATCTTACTTGAATCAGTCTCTACATCTCCGGTTATAAAAGCTGCATTGCTATGTCTAGCAATGCTGGCAAGACTGGCTATGTATAAAATATCCATTGTTAGTACATTTCGAATATAAAAACATATCATTTCTACAATTCGGTTGATGCAAAAGTATTAAGTATTTGTCTTACATGATTCCTTATTCATATTGTAACTTCAATCACAGAATGAGAAACTATAAAAATGTTCAGGAATCAATCCGTCTCGCGTGGCGTCTACAAAAGCACAGTACCTGTACGGACTACGTAATACTACGGATGATTCAAAAAAAGAAAGCGTGGGTTCTGTCGGTGCGTGGCCCGTGACGTCATTTGgtcttggcttggcttggcgctggcgtcggtacATCCGTGACGTCGCAttgggtgcgttccgattcacgcatactaCGCATGAAGTGTAGAGGATAACCGTTCCGCTTTAAGGTGCGTTTTGACGTgacactgaagtcatgacattcACTGTCGTGACACTGTATTACAGCGTGAATCAAATGTTGCAACATCGTCACGGTTTTTAGATGTCACGATGTTGTAACATTTGATTCACGCTATAATACAGTGTCATGGCAGCGAATGTCATGACTTTAGTATCATGTCAAAACGCTCCTTTAGTTACTGCGCGTCACTGGTGGTAcagagaattccctagaatcctttcCTTAGAGAGACAGGTGATATTCACCCAtgtttccccagtacgccgccccgtgatgattaacttcggtgatcttacgggaaccggtgtttccatcacggccatggccgctggtggATCCTCTGGAAAGAGAatattattgagtacccgcctttttgagtattgtcaaattcactttataaacaaaatacaaacttaaatgtaataaaatactccaATAACGTGTCGTGCtacgaaatattaatatcaacaACGCATGTTTCGTTTATAAAGTAAGTTTGACAGTTTTCagaaaggcgggtactcaataatcttctctctctagaGGATCCaaaatggcggatgcgcatactcacctctgcTCACCTCTTCAGTGCTTTAGTGTAGGTGCATACATACGCGTGCATCCATATGACGTGTTGCTGCGCTTGCTGCGTGTTGCGTAGCACTAACTGGTTGAGAGCGAATCCCtcggaattaataattttacgcaATTTCTTCCGCACGTATTAAGCTCACTCTGCAATCAGATTTATTAGTACACGGTGTAAATCATTGTGCCCTCGAGGcatttttatgatattaatttctatctagaaataaaattaattccattGAATCGGTAAAAATGATCGttcattattttcaattcaCTTTGAGCAAGACAATATTGTCTATTTCCTGATCCTCTTACGATTGTAAAATAGTTGATGGAACTTACCTTGTGTCTAATAGAAGTAAATTTCTATTGAAACTACCTTTCTCGCCCGATCGTCGTATCCATCTGTCCATGAATACGGGACAACAGCAGTCAGCAGCTGGCAGCCGCAACAATGTCTGTAGAGGATAAAATTAAGCATTATCagcgaaatattgaaaaatgcgaTGACAATGAGGATAGAGTATGTATTACTCAACTAATATTCACCTCCCCTAACTTCTAGCGACGTGTGCGACGATGCAGTTCCTTTAATATCGTTTCAGTATAACCTCGCGACGATGTCTAAACACAGTGACGATGATATCTAAATCTGATGTATTATTTTCACGATTGTAATCTGTACACTACAAactattatcttatttttttgGCTCtaagatataaataaatttcttcgAAGTTTGCGGCTATTTATTTCGATTACGCTTTATTTCCCCTACGAAAACAACACTTATACGGAAATGTACGATCCTTTAGCTgactttatttgtattaattttagtatatatatgtatcgaatgataatattattttaataaacatcTATGGATTTGTATTTTATATCCTCTTCATTTTACTCGTTCGTCCTCCTTCATGTTCGATGTTCATAATTCTTCAATGTGTTCGTCTATTCCGTTAACGTATTGGCTTTTAATACTTCTGGCTTCCGATATGTTACAGATACTACATTGTATTTCGAAGCTATCCAATTTACCAGTGACAGTGCAACACCTTCAGGAGACCGGCGTAGGGCGCACGGTAAATGCCTTAAGGAAATACGACGGCGGTATAGGGGATGCTGCTAAAGCACTTGTCGCCAAATGGAAAGCAATGGTTGCCAGCGAGGAAACTAGCGAaggcgaggacgaggatgaggctTGCGTTCCCGATGCGCCTGAAAGTTACAGCGATGGTCGAGGATCTCCGAAACAGGACGAAAGCTCTATAAGGTACAGTGAAAAATTTGCTTTCAGACTAACATGATTTCTGAAATTAGAGAATTTTTATCCTGCTGTTAGATGAATAAGAAACGTAAACATGTTGAATATAAAAGTACAAATGTGTACTGCCGAAAACGGATATTAAATTTAATCGCACAGCGGCGGAGTAGTGGTGAATTATAATTGTTCTTTTGGTGCAAATAAAAGGGCATTTAATGTGATTTTTCAGACATAAAATCGAGGAGACTGGAAAACAATTACATAGGCATAAGGCAGAGAAAAGTGAGATATCAAACACAGCTCATAGTAGTAAGTATGCTTCCAAACAAGAGCTCAAAGTAAAATCTGAAAAGACTCCGTCGAAAAGTAACTGCGACGTTGCTAAAAGCTCAAGCGGCGAATCGGAGAAACCAAAGAAGCATGATAAGAATAAGCATAGTCACAAACATCATTCAAAAACTGAGAAAGAATGTGGGAAGGATAATAGAAGTGCCTCTAAGAAAGATGAAGTTTATGGGTCTAAGCACCAGAGTCATACTAAATCCGACGGCTTAGAGAAATACTCCACTAAGCCGGATAATGGTGATTTGCATAAAACCAATGAAGAGAATTATAAGAAGCGAAAGAACGACGGCTCGGGTAGTACACGGAAGGAGAATAAACGAAGAAAGAACTCGGAGAGCGAAAGCGACGAAGGCAAGCTTCACGTATCTTCCAGCTCTGAGAAGCATAAGAATAATGCTACGTATAgtacaattaaaataaaggaagagCCCAAGGATAAAGATGTGATAAGTAAGATTGAGATCAAGCAGGAAAAGAAAGACGTCCAAGAGAAATTGAAGGCGTGTTCTAAGAAAAGCGATTCATCTAGTAGTAAGTTGAAGGAGAGTGGGGAGAAACATAAGTATAAAATCGAGGCTCAAGCGAGTCATAGTAAAGACGAAATTAAAAGAGCAGATAGCTGCCATTCCAGCGTAGAGTCTTCAGAGTCAAAGCATCACAATAGTTCCTCTAGCGATAAGCATTGTGATAAAAGTAAGGATAGAAGTAAAAAGAAGGATTGTAAAGATGGAAAAGGTAAACAGGAGAGCAAAAGTAGCAAAGATGCAAAGCACTCGAAGCATGGGTCAAAGGAGCCGAAGGAAGTGGTAAAGATCAAGCAGGAAATTAATGGCGATGAAGGAATCGATTGCAATTCCGGTTAGTTTGTAAATATACATGTTGCTTTCAAGATAACCAGAAAACATATTTGTAACTGCTGTggctttttatttaaatagcgttgaataaatttaatttactaCTGTATTACTGCGTTTAAAACGCTTATATGCATACAATGATTTAAATAAAGTGCTAGTATATTTTTCTACAATAATGGTGCGTTAAAGCAATACTCCCTTTTTAATACCGATtcgaaaaatttagtttatcgCAGTGACATACATTTTTCGGCTCTAAAATGTTTCATTGATGCTTatcggtatattttattttcgtgtATAGGTGCTAGTTTCGCAGAAGCACTTGGTATGTGCACAATGGCTCAGCCATCTAGGAAACGCATTAATAATACCTCTACAAACGCAAGTTCAGCAAAAATGGTTAAACCAGAACCGACGGCTACAACTAATAAGAAACCAGTAGTTCAGTTGAAACCTGAACCAACGAATAATGATCCTTTACAAGTAATTTGCACAATATAATATAGTACATTTACAGCAATTTAAGCTGTTTCAGCTGCATGACAAAGTTACGAAATTTGTGAACATTATAAATGTAATGGATATTTTTCGTTACAGCCACCATCTCTTTTATCATCAAATATAAAATTAGAACCGTTAAGTGTGGATTTGGCATCTACACTGCCTGAAATTAGTCCCAATTATAAGCCACTGCCATATATCAACCCTATGCATCGCAAGGAAGAAGACAAAGTTCTTACCGACgtgatttatgttaaaaatcaAAGGTATAGCAAGTTTCGTAATTCTTGAAAACTTTGAATAATTGTAGGGATATCTATAAGGGCTAATACACTCATCTTCAATTCTAGGACAAAAGTCTATTCTGGAAATAAATCTGCTTATACGACCGTACCAACTCTGTTTGAATTGTGTATAAGAGTGCTAATCGAGAACATTGACGGTAAGTGATGTAGAGTAATAATTCTTCACTTTGTGCCTAAAGTACAACCTTTACATATTACTTAAGCACAAGAGAACTATACCAAtcctttttattataattttatactctTTGAAAAACAAAAGATCTGCAAGTATTATTGGCACTTGTACTTAAAACCAAAACAATTCAGAACCAAACTGTTCCCTGAACCATTTTTATACCTCTAAAAAGGAAGGAGTTACGTATTTTGATGTCATGtgttaggggtcgtccttaaattacataaggctttttttttggggggggtcGCGAAATTTTTACGTTTTCTtagaaggggggggggcggagtcaggtagcgtcttacgtaatattttttaatctaattttcaataaatacaaatcccataattaatgttccagaaaagtagttttagtttcaatttcccgaaaccgagtt
The nucleotide sequence above comes from Andrena cerasifolii isolate SP2316 chromosome 2, iyAndCera1_principal, whole genome shotgun sequence. Encoded proteins:
- the LOC143366223 gene encoding uncharacterized protein LOC143366223 isoform X3; translation: MNKESCSDTIFIMPVTKNVKRQRQAFCHAWLEHPAFQSWLQQVQDDPYKGKCTICSKYITACKSNLQHHAKSQEHIMNMEYGREPLTSTDEATSTDVATDSSSDSMFIGPNAKKVKRQTQRQTFRQTWLEDPAFKSWLQQVQDDPFKGKCTICCKYITASKSNLHHHANSEKHVENTKYRKGSLTSMGEAIMNFSDEVKVAEIRVCIDAIEHNKSFRSFFVHFMRMAQETFKNPDVLKCMSLSPTKMTAICKNVINKSIITKSIENVQGKFFSILIDETTDTSNMKSLCILMRYVHEGQICTDLLDLIRIKECTAENLYRCFRHSLKKYNLPISNMVGVCVDNTTVMVGAHNSLISRLVADNGEICILPCICHSIHLAARHACEYLPPYVEKFLHSLYSYFSQNPKRLSMLEGTQQFMKVAKRKVRQPSATKWLVLSECIKRVLNQWTVLFSALAEASTEKGAGVAKRIFSSLNCLYTKAYLQFMDYILVIFTELSQLFQSSKVLVHRLLPECYRLLKTLGGNFLQSKYLKEPNIHKINVNNEDNLLPLTKIFTGARCMVTLSEIANGNLEENEDMVQFYSNVQKCYQSAFQNIVNRVPFDDAFLNALGFLNPRTALDIDKHQHGQLNCILNKFNSKFDHDDVVNEWYLLPFTFSEEAKEKLQVMSLPQFWHEMSITANAEDERILPNISKLAQLCLSLPHSNADVERYFSTLAQIKNRDRNRLNPETVAALTRIKLDLKNKNAHGYDYKITDDMLNLFNDSMYKNEKIPEELIGILLPDEMNESSSDSDNN
- the LOC143366223 gene encoding uncharacterized protein LOC143366223 isoform X5; its protein translation is MNKESCSDSMFIGPNAKKVKRQTQRQTFRQTWLEDPAFKSWLQQVQDDPFKGKCTICCKYITASKSNLHHHANSEKHVENTKYRKGSLTSMGEAIMNFSDEVKVAEIRVCIDAIEHNKSFRSFFVHFMRMAQETFKNPDVLKCMSLSPTKMTAICKNVINKSIITKSIENVQGKFFSILIDETTDTSNMKSLCILMRYVHEGQICTDLLDLIRIKECTAENLYRCFRHSLKKYNLPISNMVGVCVDNTTVMVGAHNSLISRLVADNGEICILPCICHSIHLAARHACEYLPPYVEKFLHSLYSYFSQNPKRLSMLEGTQQFMKVAKRKVRQPSATKWLVLSECIKRVLNQWTVLFSALAEASTEKGAGVAKRIFSSLNCLYTKAYLQFMDYILVIFTELSQLFQSSKVLVHRLLPECYRLLKTLGGNFLQSKYLKEPNIHKINVNNEDNLLPLTKIFTGARCMVTLSEIANGNLEENEDMVQFYSNVQKCYQSAFQNIVNRVPFDDAFLNALGFLNPRTALDIDKHQHGQLNCILNKFNSKFDHDDVVNEWYLLPFTFSEEAKEKLQVMSLPQFWHEMSITANAEDERILPNISKLAQLCLSLPHSNADVERYFSTLAQIKNRDRNRLNPETVAALTRIKLDLKNKNAHGYDYKITDDMLNLFNDSMYKNEKIPEELIGILLPDEMNESSSDSDNN